One genomic window of bacterium HR11 includes the following:
- the pqqC_1 gene encoding Pyrroloquinoline-quinone synthase translates to MIIGDHLLPFGEFVETLRQEGARRYHHLHPFHRLMHDGKLTPGQLRGWVVQRFYYQSVLPLKDAAILANCPIREVRRSWVRRILNHDGTADRPGGLDTWLKLGEAVGLTPEQVRNAEILPGVRLACDAYVTFCKTHSWLEGVAASLTTLLAPDLHQTRLTALRHHYPWIRPEGLAYFEWRLQAGRQDAEEALDILRRYCVTAEDQRRCLDAFIFKTDILWALLDAVYFEYVVRNDGRTPYDDVTAGRDGA, encoded by the coding sequence ATGATCATCGGTGACCATCTCCTCCCTTTCGGCGAATTCGTCGAGACCCTCCGGCAGGAGGGTGCCCGTCGGTACCACCACCTGCATCCCTTTCACCGTCTTATGCACGATGGCAAGCTGACGCCGGGCCAGCTCCGGGGGTGGGTCGTCCAGCGCTTCTACTACCAGTCCGTCTTGCCCTTAAAGGATGCGGCCATCCTGGCGAACTGCCCCATCCGAGAGGTCCGTCGGAGCTGGGTCCGGCGGATTCTGAACCACGACGGGACGGCCGACCGGCCGGGCGGCCTCGACACGTGGCTGAAGTTGGGAGAGGCCGTGGGACTCACGCCGGAGCAGGTCCGGAACGCCGAGATACTCCCGGGGGTTCGTCTGGCCTGCGATGCCTACGTGACCTTCTGCAAGACGCATAGCTGGCTGGAGGGCGTCGCCGCCTCGCTGACGACGCTGTTGGCCCCGGACCTGCACCAGACGCGCCTGACGGCTCTCCGGCATCACTATCCCTGGATTCGGCCCGAGGGTTTGGCCTACTTCGAATGGCGCCTCCAGGCTGGCCGCCAGGACGCCGAAGAGGCCCTGGACATCTTGCGCCGCTACTGCGTCACGGCCGAGGACCAACGGCGGTGCCTGGACGCCTTCATCTTCAAGACGGACATCTTGTGGGCGCTCTTAGACGCCGTCTACTTCGAGTACGTCGTCCGGAACGATGGCCGTACGCCGTACGATGACGTGACGGCGGGACGAGACGGCGCATAG
- the nox gene encoding NADH dehydrogenase → MEFFEVIRHRRSVRAYQSTAVEAEKVRRILACATAAPSAGNLQAYAIVVVTDAKTRRALARAALDQMFIAEAPVVLVFFQDPARSAVKYGRRGAELYSLQDATIACAYAQLAATASGLASCWVGAFDEEMVNRLLKAPPGLRPVALLAVGYPAEVPYPTGRRPLDEVVRWETF, encoded by the coding sequence ATGGAATTCTTTGAAGTGATCCGACATCGCCGGTCCGTCCGGGCGTACCAGTCCACCGCCGTCGAGGCAGAGAAGGTCCGGCGGATTCTGGCGTGTGCCACAGCCGCGCCCTCGGCCGGTAATCTTCAGGCCTACGCCATCGTCGTGGTGACCGATGCCAAGACAAGACGGGCGCTGGCCCGGGCGGCCCTCGACCAGATGTTTATCGCTGAAGCGCCTGTCGTCCTGGTCTTCTTCCAGGACCCGGCCCGTTCGGCCGTCAAATACGGGCGACGGGGTGCCGAGCTCTACTCCCTCCAAGATGCCACCATCGCGTGCGCCTATGCGCAACTGGCGGCGACGGCCTCAGGACTGGCCAGTTGCTGGGTCGGGGCCTTCGATGAAGAGATGGTCAACCGTCTCCTCAAGGCGCCGCCGGGGTTACGCCCGGTGGCCCTGTTGGCCGTCGGCTATCCGGCCGAGGTCCCCTATCCGACCGGACGACGACCCCTCGATGAGGTCGTCCGCTGGGAAACCTTCTGA
- the yqaB gene encoding Fructose-1-phosphate phosphatase YqaB, translating to MLKAIAFDFNGVLIDDEDVHYRLIRDLVAPLGIVVTEADYFEKYVVYRDDDAFRQVLIDAGRPATPDVVERLVREKRRRYLEEALRDLRVCPGVREFVPAVAAAYPLAVVSGAARAEIEALLEHIGLRSYFSVIVGAEDVTDGKPAPDPYVEAVRRLRAWVPALQPAEVLAIEDTPGGLLAARRAGLRTAAVLTTFPAEALRDADLILWDGFERFPWVQVHLLFEQT from the coding sequence ATGCTGAAGGCCATCGCTTTTGACTTCAACGGTGTCCTCATCGACGATGAAGACGTGCATTACCGGTTGATTCGAGACCTGGTGGCGCCCCTGGGGATCGTCGTCACAGAGGCGGACTACTTCGAGAAGTATGTCGTCTACCGGGACGACGACGCTTTCCGCCAGGTCTTGATCGATGCCGGCCGGCCGGCGACGCCGGATGTCGTCGAGCGCCTCGTGCGAGAGAAGCGCCGGCGGTACCTGGAAGAAGCCTTGCGGGACCTTCGAGTCTGTCCGGGCGTCCGAGAGTTCGTCCCCGCCGTCGCGGCCGCCTATCCCCTGGCCGTCGTCTCGGGGGCGGCCCGGGCCGAGATCGAGGCCCTTCTCGAACACATCGGACTTCGGTCCTACTTCAGCGTCATCGTCGGGGCCGAAGACGTCACCGACGGCAAGCCAGCCCCGGACCCTTACGTCGAGGCCGTCCGTCGCTTACGGGCTTGGGTGCCTGCATTACAGCCAGCCGAGGTCCTGGCCATCGAGGACACACCGGGTGGGCTCTTAGCGGCCCGCCGGGCCGGTCTCCGGACGGCGGCCGTGCTCACGACGTTCCCGGCCGAGGCCCTCCGGGACGCCGACCTCATCCTGTGGGACGGCTTCGAGCGCTTCCCGTGGGTCCAGGTTCATCTGCTCTTTGAACAAACATGA
- the glrR_2 gene encoding Transcriptional regulatory protein GlrR produces the protein MWRLTIQGPGLRMEVYLTPGQTYRIGRAHDNQIVVPDPTVSRYHATVQALADRVVLRDLDSKNGTFVNGRRIQGEVEVFGVEDIRLGRVIFLLERVPTSAMASMDQVATPSAQELGALCQEVLQGFQADRQLAEDLYIEWQVSAREDPERTVRKTLQVCIQRGFIRRVTVLRQTPQGMPTVLLDTGLEPPPIDLQEWALQVAAAAPRVQWRLTEDPFGVLAVPLTAQSVALIWTETARLGNPAFRSLLSVVFWIVRWWDAHAGVKRPPSAHWAAWAPFPFWGFSVPVYRLIRQAIAVAPLSTPVAIVGPPGSGKTTLAGWLHELSRPRGAFRVCHMDRPDDPYRASFQEPAGPTPSLWWPLHQGTVVIRGVHECPSDVQDRLADWITNPRVTLEGIEQRLDIRWILVSPDDLDRVGTGRRPLSDRLTNLFSQHVLTVPALAERREDLPYLANYLVQQISQGRWLGVSESALTRMLAYAWPGNVRELRHVIEQAVQAAQDCAGPVTPFLQESHVAPFLGRP, from the coding sequence GTGTGGAGACTCACGATTCAGGGGCCGGGCTTACGGATGGAAGTGTACCTGACGCCGGGCCAGACCTACCGCATCGGCCGGGCCCATGACAATCAAATCGTCGTCCCGGACCCCACGGTGTCCCGCTATCACGCGACCGTCCAGGCCCTGGCCGACCGGGTCGTCCTGCGGGACCTGGACTCGAAGAACGGGACCTTCGTCAACGGTCGCCGCATCCAAGGCGAGGTCGAGGTCTTCGGTGTAGAAGACATCCGCCTGGGCCGTGTGATCTTCTTGCTGGAGCGGGTCCCGACGTCGGCCATGGCCTCGATGGATCAGGTGGCGACGCCCTCGGCTCAAGAGCTGGGCGCCCTCTGTCAAGAGGTCCTCCAAGGCTTTCAGGCGGACCGGCAACTCGCCGAGGACCTCTATATAGAATGGCAAGTGTCCGCCCGGGAGGACCCGGAACGGACCGTCCGCAAGACGCTTCAAGTTTGTATCCAGCGGGGCTTTATCCGTCGGGTCACGGTCCTCCGTCAGACTCCTCAGGGTATGCCGACGGTCCTATTGGACACGGGCCTGGAGCCTCCGCCGATAGATTTGCAGGAGTGGGCCCTCCAGGTGGCCGCCGCGGCCCCTCGCGTCCAGTGGCGTCTGACGGAAGACCCCTTCGGCGTGCTGGCCGTGCCCCTGACGGCCCAGAGTGTGGCCCTCATCTGGACCGAGACGGCCCGCCTGGGCAATCCTGCCTTTCGGAGTCTGCTTTCGGTCGTCTTCTGGATCGTTCGGTGGTGGGACGCCCACGCCGGCGTGAAACGGCCTCCGAGTGCGCACTGGGCCGCCTGGGCTCCCTTCCCCTTCTGGGGCTTCTCGGTGCCCGTGTATCGGCTCATTCGTCAGGCCATCGCCGTCGCCCCCCTATCGACGCCGGTCGCCATCGTCGGGCCGCCGGGGTCCGGCAAGACGACCCTGGCCGGATGGCTCCATGAGCTCAGCCGCCCCCGGGGGGCGTTTCGGGTCTGCCACATGGACCGACCGGACGACCCCTACAGGGCCTCCTTTCAGGAGCCGGCCGGCCCGACGCCATCTCTCTGGTGGCCCCTCCATCAGGGGACCGTCGTGATCCGGGGCGTCCACGAGTGCCCGTCGGACGTCCAGGACCGCCTGGCCGATTGGATCACGAATCCCCGGGTCACCCTCGAGGGCATCGAACAGCGCTTGGACATCCGGTGGATCCTGGTCAGCCCCGATGACCTCGACCGGGTCGGTACCGGCCGACGGCCCCTGTCGGATCGCCTGACGAACCTCTTTTCCCAGCACGTCCTGACCGTGCCGGCCCTGGCCGAGCGCCGGGAAGACCTTCCCTATCTGGCCAATTACTTGGTCCAGCAAATCTCCCAGGGCCGCTGGCTGGGCGTCTCGGAATCGGCCCTGACCCGCATGCTGGCTTACGCCTGGCCGGGCAACGTGCGGGAGCTCCGGCATGTGATCGAGCAAGCCGTCCAGGCCGCCCAGGATTGCGCCGGTCCGGTCACTCCCTTTCTGCAGGAATCTCACGTCGCCCCCTTTCTGGGTAGACCATAG
- the phaA gene encoding Acetyl-CoA acetyltransferase — MASDVVIVDGLRTPFADWNGRFADLSAIQLGAEVVRALLDRVGLPADAVDHVVFGNALQTSGDAIYGARHVALRAGLPVEVPAYTVNRLCGSGIQSIVEAFQMIRLGEARWVVAGGMENMSQAPHVVWGLRRGVRFGEGLKLQDWLWLALRDTVCGLLMAETAERLARIHGIPRAAQDEYAYRSHRAAVRAREEGFFRDEILPVRVAWKGREELFDWDDHVRPDTTLEKLAALRPYFSEDGFVTPGNASGIVDGAAAVIVTTAEEARAAGKKPLGRILGWAVAGVPPDVMGIGPVPAIRKLLDRLGWRVEDVHRWEINEAFAAQYLAVEKLLELDRSRVNVNGGAIALGHPLGATGTRLVLTLLRELRRSGLRYGVASACIGGGQGIAMAVEAL; from the coding sequence ATGGCTTCCGACGTCGTCATCGTGGACGGCTTGCGAACCCCCTTTGCCGACTGGAACGGGCGCTTCGCCGACCTCTCGGCGATCCAGCTCGGGGCCGAGGTCGTTCGGGCCTTGCTGGACCGAGTCGGCCTGCCGGCCGACGCCGTCGACCACGTCGTCTTCGGCAATGCCCTCCAGACCAGCGGCGACGCCATCTACGGCGCCCGCCACGTGGCCCTGCGGGCCGGCCTGCCTGTTGAAGTCCCCGCTTACACGGTCAACCGCCTGTGCGGCTCCGGCATTCAATCCATCGTCGAGGCCTTTCAGATGATCCGCCTCGGCGAGGCCCGGTGGGTCGTCGCCGGGGGGATGGAGAACATGAGCCAGGCGCCGCACGTCGTCTGGGGCCTCCGGCGGGGCGTCCGGTTCGGGGAGGGTCTGAAACTGCAAGACTGGCTGTGGCTGGCCCTGCGGGACACCGTCTGCGGCCTCCTGATGGCCGAGACGGCCGAAAGGCTGGCCCGCATTCACGGCATCCCCCGGGCGGCTCAGGACGAGTATGCCTATCGAAGCCATAGGGCGGCCGTCCGGGCCCGAGAGGAAGGGTTCTTCCGGGATGAAATCCTTCCCGTCCGGGTCGCTTGGAAGGGTCGGGAGGAACTCTTCGACTGGGACGACCACGTGCGGCCGGATACGACATTAGAGAAGCTGGCCGCTCTGCGGCCTTACTTCAGCGAGGACGGCTTCGTCACGCCCGGCAACGCCAGCGGGATCGTCGACGGGGCGGCGGCCGTCATCGTCACGACGGCCGAGGAAGCCCGGGCGGCCGGCAAGAAGCCCCTGGGCCGCATCCTCGGCTGGGCCGTCGCCGGCGTGCCGCCCGACGTGATGGGCATCGGGCCCGTCCCGGCCATCCGGAAACTCCTGGACCGCCTGGGCTGGCGGGTCGAGGACGTCCATCGCTGGGAGATCAACGAAGCCTTTGCCGCTCAGTACCTGGCCGTCGAGAAGCTCCTGGAGCTCGACCGCTCCCGCGTGAACGTCAACGGCGGGGCCATCGCCCTGGGCCACCCCCTGGGAGCGACGGGCACCCGGCTGGTCCTGACCTTGCTCCGGGAACTCCGTCGGTCCGGCCTCCGTTACGGCGTGGCCAGCGCCTGTATCGGCGGCGGCCAGGGCATCGCGATGGCCGTCGAGGCCCTGTAG